CCACTTCCTTAGGGTATTTATTCAGTGTAACCGTAGCCAATGCCCGGGATGCTTCAATAATTTGGGGGTCGTTCAACAGCACAAGAGCCTGTAGCGGCGTATTCGTTTCTTGGCGCTTTACGGAACATAAATCCCTGGAAGAGGTGTCAAAAGTCATCATACTTGGTGGCGGAACGGTACGTTTCCAAAAGGTATACAAACTCTTTCGGTATAAATCTTTACCTGTACTTTGCACATACCTAGCGGTACTACCGCCACCACCACCTGTAGTTTCCTCCCAAATGCCCTCCGGTTGGTAGGGTTTAACACTTGGGCCTCCAACTTCTTTAGACAATAATCCACTTATGGCCAGAGCTTGGTCGCGTATCATCTCGGCCGTGAGGCGCAAACGAGTAGCTCGGGCTAACCATTTGTTGGCCGGGTCTTTTTCTAAAAGCTCCGGGGTAGTCACCGAAGTTTGTTTATAGGTAGCAGAAAGGGCTATGTAGCGTAGCATGCGTTTGGTGTCCCAACCCTCTTCCCTAAATTTAATGGCCAAAAAGTCCAATAATTGTGGATGGGAAGGCAAAGCACCTTGATTTCCAAAATCATAGGAAGTACTTACCAACCCCGTTCCGAACATACGTTGCCAAAGTCGGTTTACCACTACTCTAGCCGTTAACGGATTATCAGCGTCGAAAAGCCATCTGGAAAGTCCCAAGCGGTTTTTTGGATAACTCTCTGGGAACGTTAATACAGAACGAGGTGTGTCCGGAAAGACCTGGTCGGTTGGTTGGTCATAGACACCCCTGTTTAAAATAAAGGCAGGCTTCTGCTCCTCGCGCTCGTACATTACCATAACAGGAACTTCCTTTTTATTGGATTTTTGTAAGTTGATGAAGCTCAAAACACCGTTTGCTTCTTTTTCTGTAATCGTAATGAAAGGTTCCGGGGTTTCACTTGGCAAGGGCACCGTTTGTTTCTCTTTGTTGTTATTAAAAAAGCTGAAAAGCTGAAAATGTTCTTTTTGGCTTATAGGATCGTATTTGTGATCGTGACATCTGGCGCATTCCAGCGTTAATCCTAAGAATGCGGTTCCGAAGGTCTGTAATCTATCCTCTACGTATTCCACATGGTATTCCTCTGGAATAGTTCCCCCTTCAAAAGTTATCTTGTGATTTCGATTGAAACCCGTGGCCAATATCTTTTCCAAATTGGCATCGGGCATGAGGTCCCCGGCAAGTTGAACCGAAACAAATTCGTCATAGGGCATGTTCTCATCAAAAGCGTGGATAACCCAATCCCGCCATGGCCACATGGTACGTTCAAAATCGTCTTGATAACCATGCGTATCCGCATAACGAGCAATATCCATCCACTCCGCCGCCATATGTTCTGCATAGTCAATGGTCTGTAACAACGAATCTATAAGATTTTCATAGGCTTCAGGTGATTCATTCTTCACAAAGGAATTTACCTGTGCCGGAGTTGGCGGGAGTCCGGTAAGGTCTAAATATACACGACGAATCAACTTTTCCTTCGACGCTTGTGGAGATGGAGCAAGTCCGTTCAATTGTAATTTTTCCATAACGAAACGGTCAACCTCGTTTTCACCCCAATCATCACCATCAACTGAAGGAACCTTAGATTTCTCTGGCGGGATAAATGCCCAATGTTCTTTATATTCCGCCCCTTGGGCAATCCATTTTTCGAGAATCGCTTTTTCTTTCGGAGATAAATCTAAATTGGATTCTGGGGGAGGCATTACTAAATTCGGATCTTCAGAATAGATACGATGTACCAACTCGCTCTTATCCGGTTGATTCGGAACAATAGCAAACCGGTCCTTATGTTCACCAAGTGCAATATAAGCGTCTTCCGCTTTGTTCAAAGAGAGTCCGGCTTCAATCGCATTTTTATCCGGACCATGACATTTAAAGCAACGATCGGAAAGAATGGGTTTCACGTCGAACGTAAAATCTATTTTTTCCGGAATACCTTGTAAATCAGCCTTTGCAATTACTCTTTCAGAAGTAGAGGGATTTTGTTGACACGAATAATAGCTTCCGAAAAACAGGGAAAGCAGCAAACAAGTGAGTGCCTTGGTAAGGGTAGTATATTTTTTTAGAAAAGTTCCCATATAAAAAGTAAAGTGCTAAATACTGTTGTCACTTAAAGTTAATAACAATTAAGCATACCTACTAAGAAATTTCGACTAACAACTATTTTGAAGTCCTAAATACGAGTTCTGAATGTTTGGATGTTAAATGATTGATATTTAAGCAAATTAGCCTCCAACTGTAACCCAACAGTTTCCCATAAAGAACAAAAGCCCACTTTACTGCGGGCCTTTTTTTTCACTATTAAAAAGATGACTAGTTGAATGTTGCACTCATTAAAGCGACCATTGAGGGCTCCTGACCTTCAGCCACTTTTCCAGAGATATAAATATCTTTCTTTCCACTGGATTTGGCACTTAAAGGAATGACTATAGCGGTTCCAGGGCTACCTGCCGGTGGAGCAGCCATAGTACCTTGTCCAATAAGTTCTCCATCCGGGGAATCTAAACGTATGTCAAATTCATAAGAGGCCTTTGGGGCTTCTTGCCATCCTGCAGTCAAAACCACAGCGTTAACACCAGCTAAATCGATATCCTCCAATTGAAACCAGCCTTTTTCTCCTTGTAATAAAAGTAAATCCTGACCACCGTAGGTAACGGCCATCATATCCTGTGTTTTTGTATCGGCTGAAAATTTCACGGTATTACTTGCCAAGGCAACGGTTTTTGAACCGGTGAGCGGAACAGCACCTTCCTCAGAACCATTATCGGTATAACTTGCCGTTAGGACCATCAAGTTCCCTTGATTATTATCCTCGGCGGCAATACTGCCAGAAGGCGGTAGCGATGGTTTTCTACCGCGCCCTACACTTCCGGCCAAGGAAATAATATAAGTTGCTATTTGCCGGGACTCGTCCGAAGTTATAGTTGGATGAGCAGGCATCATGACCTCGCCCCAAACTCCTGAGCCACCTTCTACAATTTTCTTTTTTAAGTAGGCCATAGCATCCCTATCGCCCTTGTATTTTTTAGAGATATCCATATAATTAGGGCCTATAGATGCTGAAGCTTCCTTATGGCAAGTCTTGCAGTCCATGGCTTGGGTCAATGCCTTACCTGTAACTGCTGCGGAGACCTGTTGATGACCTAAAGACATTGCCACCTTATCCATACCTTCTAAATAATCTACCGATACATAAATATTATCCGGGTTAATTTCTCCACCTTCAGCATCGGTCACCTTAACTTCATACTTTACCGGTTGGCCAGGTACGTAAAATGACGAATTTCCACCCTTAATGGCGATATCCACTTCAGGTCGTGAATTCCCTGCCACGACGGATGTAGCCGCACTTTTCGCTGACTCTCCACCAGCATCTTTAACCACTACCGAAATTCTATAATCACCCACAGTGCCATAGGTATAAGAAATCTCCGGCTCCGTGGTTTCTTTGGTTTCGCCGTTACCCAAATCCCATAAGTAAGAAACAGCATCGTTCTCACGGTCATGAGCCTGCACTTTGGCATTAATAGAAAGCGGCACTTTCCCAGAAGTTTTATCTACAATCATATTATCTATGACCGGAGGCCTATTACCACCATTAAAATCAACATAGCTCAAAGCTGAATTATCATTAGCTGTAAACCAACCGCTGCCATACTCTAGAAGATACATCCTACCATCGGGACCCATTTCCATATCAATGAGGTTGTTTACTTTAATATCCGATGCAAAAGGCTCCATTTTGTTGAAACTTCCGTCTTCAAAAAGGCTCACGGCCATCATCCAACCACGCATCCAATCATAAATAATGACCTTACCGTCGTAATAACTCGGCAAACCACCCCCGTTCGGATATTCATCGGAATAGTAAGTAGGTCCGGCCATGGCGTTTCTTCCCCCGTACCAACTTGAGGAAAAGTACTCGTTTCCACATACGGATAGTAAACGTAAGCTCCCTGCGCTGGGGGCAACTCCCTTAATCCTGTATTGTTGCGAGAATCATTTATCGGATTCTCAGGGTCAAATTCATCTCCAGATTCACCCGTTTCGTAGTTATAGTCGCGGTACGCAAAATTGTTCCCTATAAACAAGGGCCATCCGAAATTACCAGCCTGTCTGGCCTGGTTCATTTCATCGTACCCTCTTGGCCCTCTAGTATCTAAGCTATCTGCTCGCGCATCTGGCCCTACATCTCCCCAATAAACATATCCTCTTTTTGAATCTACGGAAATACGATATGGGTTACGGTGCCCCATAGTATATATTTCGGGTCGGGTCTTTTCCGTTCCTACCGCAAATAAATTACCTTCCGGAATCTCATAGGTACCATCTTCCTTAACTTTAATACGAAGAATTTTACCTCTTAAATCGTTTGTGTTTCCAGAAGACCTCCTGGCATCGTACTGTGAATGCCCCGGTATATCGTTCAAAGGCGCAAAACCATTATTCACATATTTTACGTCCTTTTCATTGAATGGTGTGGAATTATCACCTGTAGATAAATATAAAAGTCCATCTCCACCAAAGGCAATGGAACCTCCTGTATGACAGCAAATTTCACGGTCAGAATTCACATCCAATATCTTTTGTTCGGAAGACATATCAAAAACACCATCTTTGAACTTGAACCTGGACAAGCGATTTACGGACTCATCGCCGGTTGGAGCATAGAAGACGTAAATCCAGTTGTTGTTGGAATAATCCGGGTCTTTTTGAAGGCCCATTAAACCTTCCTCGGCATTCACGCCGGGAGTATTCAACGTCTTGTGATAGACATCAAATTTGGCCACTTCGGTCAGCTCCTCGGTTTCTGCATCAAATAGCATAACTTCTCCCCTTCGTTGTCCGATAAGCACATCGTTATTAGGAAGAACCGTCATCTCGGTGGGTTCAAAGAACTTTCCTTCTGTAAGGACCACCTTGGAGAACCTATCAATTTCCGGTGGTATCTGTGTAGTGGCCTTGCTGTAATCCAGATTCAGATTTTCTCCAATGGCATATTGAATACCGCCCAAAATGTGCTTTAAGAAAAGCTCTTCTGAAAAACTTTCTTGTGTATGGCCGGCACCGGTATAAAAGGCTCTACCACCATCAAATTCATGATACCACGAAAAAGGATGGTTTTCGCCATTTTGGCCTCCTTCATACGTTGATTCATCAACCGTCATAATTACATTTACGTCCGGGTTAATGTTCTTGTAGTTATAGATTTCGTCAGACCTAGTCCAAACGGAATCGGTAAAATGCTGCGTGGCAATGAAACTATTGTCCTTTATAATAAAATTAGCTTCGGGTGTTCCTGCCGGGTGACTCAAAAATTGTGCACCTACTAATTTATTGTACCAACCCCAATCGTACTCACAGTCCGCAGCAGCATGTATACCCACAAATCCTCCTCCAGATTGGATATACCTTTCAAAGGCAGCTTCCTGGTTATGGTCCAATACATTCATGGTTGTGCTCAAAAACACGATGGCAGAATATTGTTTCAGATTTTCATCATTGAACAAGTCTGCATTTTTTGTGGTGTCGACGGCAAATCCGTTTTCCGAACCTAACTTTTGAATGGTAGCGATGCCTGTTGGGATAGAGGCATGTTTGAAACCCATCGTTTTTGAAAATACCAAAATTTTAGGCTTGCCATCTCTTTCATTACTACAAGATGCAAGAACAAGAGTGAATAATAGTATGAGAATAGGAAGAACTTTTTTCATGTGCACAATTTTGCCGTTAACTATTTATTTAATCCCTAAAAATACATATTACTCCATACACATTTTAATATTTTTTTTATTAGGTTGTATTTTTAAGAATAATCCACCAATAAACCCGTACGATGTCCAAAATTCAGGAACTGTATTTTAATAACGATGACCAATGGCGAATTTGGTTACACGAAAATCATAACAAATCCGAAGGAATTTATTTGATTTTCTATAAGTTAGCGCACGAAAATGACAGTATGCGATGGGAAGAAGCCGTAAAAGTAGCCCTCTGTTTTGGATGGATAGACAGTACGGTAAAAAGTCTTGGCGATGGAAAGCGACGCCAATATTTCTGCCCTAGAAAACCAAAAAGTGTGTGGAGCAAAGTCAATAAAAATTATATAAAGAGCCTACTTAAAGAAGACTTGATGCATGAGAGTGGATTGACCTCCATTAAAATTGCAAAGGAAAACGGTTCTTGGACTGCCTTGGATGATGTGGAAAATGGTATAGTTCCCCAAGACTTAAAAGTTGCTTTTGATAAAAATCCCCGAGCATTTAAAAATTATAAAGCCTTCACCAGAGGCCAGCGTAAGAGTTATCTTTACTGGCTTAATCAGGCCAAAAGGGAGGTAACCAGACAAAAACGTATCACAGAAATTGTACGCCTTTGTGAATTAAACCAAAAATACCGTTTAGAAAGCTCTCGTTAGTCCAAATAAAATTATAAAAATATGATAATTAAATACTTACAAATACTTATCCTACTATTTACTTCAGCTATTTTTTATGGCCAAAATTTGCCAGGTAACGCTGTGACGACCGGACCTAAAAAGGGTAGTTTGGTAATTGCGGGAGGTGGCCGAATGGGCACGGAAATAACAGAAAAATTTATCACCTTGGCGGGTGGCAGAAAGGCTCCAATCGTGGTAATCCCAACTGCGGCAGGTGGAGAAATAGATTTGGAAAACGTTTGGTTTGCCGAACAATTAAAGAATTATGGCGCTACCAACGTTCACATCTTACATACTTATGATAAAGACGAAGCCGATTCTGACAGTTTTACCAAACTTTTGAAGAGTGCTAATGCGGTGTGGTTCGGAGGAGGTCGGCAATGGCGCTTGGTTGACGCTTATGACGGCACACAAACGGAAAAATTGTTACTGGAATTATTAAATCGAGGTGGTGTTATAGGTGGCACCTCGGCAGGGGCAACCATTCAAGGTTCCTATTTGGCTAGGGGCGATACCAAGAACAATCAAATTATGATGGGCGATCACGAAGAGGGTTTCGGATATATAAAAAATATTGCCATTGACCAACACGTGCTGGCCAGGAACCGTCAGTTCGATATGTTCGACATCCTAAAAAACAGACCGGAGCTATTGGGCATCGGGATTGATGAAAGTACCGCCATCGTAGTCCAGGGGAATGAATTTGAAGTCATTGGCGAGAGTAACGTATTAATTTATGATGGCACTTTCTGGTCACGGGAAGGAAGCGATTTGAAAACGCTGCCGAAAAAAGAAAATGTATTCTACTTTTTACAAAGTGGGGATAGATATGATATGAGGGATAGAAAAGTGATAACGGAGTAAATCCGTTATACCCATTCGTAAATTAAATCTTATTTTTGTATCAATGTAATTCAAAAGGTGTACCAAGCTAGCGTGTTTCCGTTATTGGTTTTCCTCTTGGATTACTTTTAAAATGTCAAAATTACCCAAGAAAAATCAATTTTTGGACTTATCGGATTATGGTAGACCGATAGCGAAAGTTATTGCACATTCGCTTAAAAACACCTCCTTCACTCCAATTCATGTTACCATTGCCTTCGTAATTTCGGGGCTGCTGGCCATTGCCTGCATTCTAAACCATTATTATTGGGCCACCGCATTTTTTTTGGTGCTAAAATCTGTTTTGGATGCCGCAGATGGAGAACTGGCACGTATTAAAGAAACCCCGAGCTACACGGGAAGGTATTTGGACTCTGTTTCGGATATCATACTAAATTTGTTATTGTTAATTACGATTTGGTACGTCACGGATGGTTCCATCCTGTTTACGCTATTGGCTTTCTGTGGAATTCAATTGCAGGGAACCTTATACAATTACTATTACGTAATTCTTCGCAACCGCTACAATGGGGATACCACAAGCCGTATTTTTGAGAATGACCCCCCAAAAGCCATGAAGGGAGAGAAACAAAAGACCGTGAACGTACTTTTTGCCTTGTACACTTTTTTCTACGGTACTTTTGACAGGATTATTCACTATTTAGACCGTGAGGCCGTAAAAAGCAAAAGACTCCCCAATTGGTTCATGACGGCCGTCTCCACTTTTGGCCTAGGATTTCAATTATTGGTTATTGGGTTGATGCTAGCTTTCAATTTAAAAGATTACATCGTCCCATTTTTCATTGGTTATTCTCTTTTTATAGGGGTGTTTATTGGTATACGAAGGTTTATAAACCGATAATTATCTTTAATTTTCTAGGATGAAAATCCAAGAACCTCTCTTAAGCCTTA
This sequence is a window from Maribacter aestuarii. Protein-coding genes within it:
- a CDS encoding YdeI/OmpD-associated family protein, translated to MSKIQELYFNNDDQWRIWLHENHNKSEGIYLIFYKLAHENDSMRWEEAVKVALCFGWIDSTVKSLGDGKRRQYFCPRKPKSVWSKVNKNYIKSLLKEDLMHESGLTSIKIAKENGSWTALDDVENGIVPQDLKVAFDKNPRAFKNYKAFTRGQRKSYLYWLNQAKREVTRQKRITEIVRLCELNQKYRLESSR
- a CDS encoding ThuA domain-containing protein, producing MKKVLPILILLFTLVLASCSNERDGKPKILVFSKTMGFKHASIPTGIATIQKLGSENGFAVDTTKNADLFNDENLKQYSAIVFLSTTMNVLDHNQEAAFERYIQSGGGFVGIHAAADCEYDWGWYNKLVGAQFLSHPAGTPEANFIIKDNSFIATQHFTDSVWTRSDEIYNYKNINPDVNVIMTVDESTYEGGQNGENHPFSWYHEFDGGRAFYTGAGHTQESFSEELFLKHILGGIQYAIGENLNLDYSKATTQIPPEIDRFSKVVLTEGKFFEPTEMTVLPNNDVLIGQRRGEVMLFDAETEELTEVAKFDVYHKTLNTPGVNAEEGLMGLQKDPDYSNNNWIYVFYAPTGDESVNRLSRFKFKDGVFDMSSEQKILDVNSDREICCHTGGSIAFGGDGLLYLSTGDNSTPFNEKDVKYVNNGFAPLNDIPGHSQYDARRSSGNTNDLRGKILRIKVKEDGTYEIPEGNLFAVGTEKTRPEIYTMGHRNPYRISVDSKRGYVYWGDVGPDARADSLDTRGPRGYDEMNQARQAGNFGWPLFIGNNFAYRDYNYETGESGDEFDPENPINDSRNNTGLRELPPAQGAYVYYPYVETSTFPQVGTGEETPWPDLLTIPMNIRTGVVCRVITTVRSLFMIGCVVG
- a CDS encoding PSD1 and planctomycete cytochrome C domain-containing protein; the protein is MGTFLKKYTTLTKALTCLLLSLFFGSYYSCQQNPSTSERVIAKADLQGIPEKIDFTFDVKPILSDRCFKCHGPDKNAIEAGLSLNKAEDAYIALGEHKDRFAIVPNQPDKSELVHRIYSEDPNLVMPPPESNLDLSPKEKAILEKWIAQGAEYKEHWAFIPPEKSKVPSVDGDDWGENEVDRFVMEKLQLNGLAPSPQASKEKLIRRVYLDLTGLPPTPAQVNSFVKNESPEAYENLIDSLLQTIDYAEHMAAEWMDIARYADTHGYQDDFERTMWPWRDWVIHAFDENMPYDEFVSVQLAGDLMPDANLEKILATGFNRNHKITFEGGTIPEEYHVEYVEDRLQTFGTAFLGLTLECARCHDHKYDPISQKEHFQLFSFFNNNKEKQTVPLPSETPEPFITITEKEANGVLSFINLQKSNKKEVPVMVMYEREEQKPAFILNRGVYDQPTDQVFPDTPRSVLTFPESYPKNRLGLSRWLFDADNPLTARVVVNRLWQRMFGTGLVSTSYDFGNQGALPSHPQLLDFLAIKFREEGWDTKRMLRYIALSATYKQTSVTTPELLEKDPANKWLARATRLRLTAEMIRDQALAISGLLSKEVGGPSVKPYQPEGIWEETTGGGGGSTARYVQSTGKDLYRKSLYTFWKRTVPPPSMMTFDTSSRDLCSVKRQETNTPLQALVLLNDPQIIEASRALATVTLNKYPKEVEKQISYVFQKATSRLPDTEELNMLREHYEDMKVKMDNGIIEASEYNSIGEFNAEMDVTEKELASLSLVVHTILNLDESITRG
- a CDS encoding cyanophycinase, yielding MIIKYLQILILLFTSAIFYGQNLPGNAVTTGPKKGSLVIAGGGRMGTEITEKFITLAGGRKAPIVVIPTAAGGEIDLENVWFAEQLKNYGATNVHILHTYDKDEADSDSFTKLLKSANAVWFGGGRQWRLVDAYDGTQTEKLLLELLNRGGVIGGTSAGATIQGSYLARGDTKNNQIMMGDHEEGFGYIKNIAIDQHVLARNRQFDMFDILKNRPELLGIGIDESTAIVVQGNEFEVIGESNVLIYDGTFWSREGSDLKTLPKKENVFYFLQSGDRYDMRDRKVITE
- a CDS encoding PKD domain-containing protein; translated protein: MAGPTYYSDEYPNGGGLPSYYDGKVIIYDWMRGWMMAVSLFEDGSFNKMEPFASDIKVNNLIDMEMGPDGRMYLLEYGSGWFTANDNSALSYVDFNGGNRPPVIDNMIVDKTSGKVPLSINAKVQAHDRENDAVSYLWDLGNGETKETTEPEISYTYGTVGDYRISVVVKDAGGESAKSAATSVVAGNSRPEVDIAIKGGNSSFYVPGQPVKYEVKVTDAEGGEINPDNIYVSVDYLEGMDKVAMSLGHQQVSAAVTGKALTQAMDCKTCHKEASASIGPNYMDISKKYKGDRDAMAYLKKKIVEGGSGVWGEVMMPAHPTITSDESRQIATYIISLAGSVGRGRKPSLPPSGSIAAEDNNQGNLMVLTASYTDNGSEEGAVPLTGSKTVALASNTVKFSADTKTQDMMAVTYGGQDLLLLQGEKGWFQLEDIDLAGVNAVVLTAGWQEAPKASYEFDIRLDSPDGELIGQGTMAAPPAGSPGTAIVIPLSAKSSGKKDIYISGKVAEGQEPSMVALMSATFN
- a CDS encoding CDP-alcohol phosphatidyltransferase family protein, which encodes MSKLPKKNQFLDLSDYGRPIAKVIAHSLKNTSFTPIHVTIAFVISGLLAIACILNHYYWATAFFLVLKSVLDAADGELARIKETPSYTGRYLDSVSDIILNLLLLITIWYVTDGSILFTLLAFCGIQLQGTLYNYYYVILRNRYNGDTTSRIFENDPPKAMKGEKQKTVNVLFALYTFFYGTFDRIIHYLDREAVKSKRLPNWFMTAVSTFGLGFQLLVIGLMLAFNLKDYIVPFFIGYSLFIGVFIGIRRFINR